The Juglans microcarpa x Juglans regia isolate MS1-56 chromosome 2S, Jm3101_v1.0, whole genome shotgun sequence genome has a window encoding:
- the LOC121251722 gene encoding fasciclin-like arabinogalactan protein 7 isoform X2, translated as MNLESPVSLGINSRLMKNMEVPMIFMVSCTLLLLCSSSAYAQTAKSPSISPTPSPAPAPAPEYVNLTDLLTVAGPFHTFLSYLESTKVIDTFQNQANNTEEGITIFVPKDGAFSSLKKPSLSNLTKVQLKSLILFHGLPHYYSLAEFKNLSESGPVPTFAGGQYTLNFSDVSGTVNIGSGWTNTKVSSSVHSTDPVAVYQVDKVLLPEAIFGTDIPPTPAPAPSSDISPAADTPSEGTNGEGSSPTSAPGKSNSYRMINWGIWSHLVLALSGVLVFFL; from the exons at GAATTTGGAGAGTCCGGTCTCATTAGGAATCAACTCAAGATTAATGAAAAACATGGAAGTACCCATGATTTTTATGGTTTCTTGTACACTGCTTCTTCTGTGTTCTTCATCAGCATATGCTCAAACTGCTAAATCTCCCTCAATAAGCCCAACTCCATCACCAGCACCAGCACCAGCACCAGAATATGTAAACCTCACGGATTTGCTCACTGTTGCTGGTCCATTCCACACCTTCCTCAGCTACCTTGAGTCCACCAAAGTCATAGACACCTTCCAAAACCAAGCCAACAACACTGAGGAAGGCATCACAATCTTTGTACCAAAAGATGGTGCCTTTTCATCTCTTAAGAAGCCTTCTCTTTCCAATCTCACTAAAGTCCAGCTCAAGTCACTCATTCTCTTCCATGGCTTGCCACATTACTACAGCCTAGCTGAATTCAAGAACCTAAGCGAATCAGGCCCTGTACCTACCTTTGCCGGTGGGCAGTACACTTTGAATTTCTCCGATGTATCTGGGACAGTGAACATTGGTTCCGGATGGACAAACACCAAGGTGAGCAGCAGTGTGCATTCCACTGATCCTGTTGCCGTCTACCAAGTCGATAAGGTCCTTCTTCCTGAGGCAATCTTTGGCACCGATATACCTCCAACCCCGGCTCCGGCACCATCTTCAGATATTTCCCCTGCTGCAGATACTCCATCTGAAGGAACAAATGGAGAGGGGTCATCTCCAACATCTGCACCCGGGAAATCTAATTCGTACAGGATGATCAACTGGGGAATTTGGAGTCACTTGGTTTTGGCACTTTCAGGTGTGCTGGTCTTCTTCTTGTGA
- the LOC121251722 gene encoding fasciclin-like arabinogalactan protein 7 isoform X3, producing MKNMEVPMIFMVSCTLLLLCSSSAYAQTAKSPSISPTPSPAPAPAPEYVNLTDLLTVAGPFHTFLSYLESTKVIDTFQNQANNTEEGITIFVPKDGAFSSLKKPSLSNLTKVQLKSLILFHGLPHYYSLAEFKNLSESGPVPTFAGGQYTLNFSDVSGTVNIGSGWTNTKVSSSVHSTDPVAVYQVDKVLLPEAIFGTDIPPTPAPAPSSDISPAADTPSEGTNGEGSSPTSAPGKSNSYRMINWGIWSHLVLALSGVLVFFL from the coding sequence ATGAAAAACATGGAAGTACCCATGATTTTTATGGTTTCTTGTACACTGCTTCTTCTGTGTTCTTCATCAGCATATGCTCAAACTGCTAAATCTCCCTCAATAAGCCCAACTCCATCACCAGCACCAGCACCAGCACCAGAATATGTAAACCTCACGGATTTGCTCACTGTTGCTGGTCCATTCCACACCTTCCTCAGCTACCTTGAGTCCACCAAAGTCATAGACACCTTCCAAAACCAAGCCAACAACACTGAGGAAGGCATCACAATCTTTGTACCAAAAGATGGTGCCTTTTCATCTCTTAAGAAGCCTTCTCTTTCCAATCTCACTAAAGTCCAGCTCAAGTCACTCATTCTCTTCCATGGCTTGCCACATTACTACAGCCTAGCTGAATTCAAGAACCTAAGCGAATCAGGCCCTGTACCTACCTTTGCCGGTGGGCAGTACACTTTGAATTTCTCCGATGTATCTGGGACAGTGAACATTGGTTCCGGATGGACAAACACCAAGGTGAGCAGCAGTGTGCATTCCACTGATCCTGTTGCCGTCTACCAAGTCGATAAGGTCCTTCTTCCTGAGGCAATCTTTGGCACCGATATACCTCCAACCCCGGCTCCGGCACCATCTTCAGATATTTCCCCTGCTGCAGATACTCCATCTGAAGGAACAAATGGAGAGGGGTCATCTCCAACATCTGCACCCGGGAAATCTAATTCGTACAGGATGATCAACTGGGGAATTTGGAGTCACTTGGTTTTGGCACTTTCAGGTGTGCTGGTCTTCTTCTTGTGA
- the LOC121251722 gene encoding fasciclin-like arabinogalactan protein 7 isoform X1: MNPSLYKLKRHWHCHLHSIFIPHLSLSLSLSFSLSEFLFVRNLESPVSLGINSRLMKNMEVPMIFMVSCTLLLLCSSSAYAQTAKSPSISPTPSPAPAPAPEYVNLTDLLTVAGPFHTFLSYLESTKVIDTFQNQANNTEEGITIFVPKDGAFSSLKKPSLSNLTKVQLKSLILFHGLPHYYSLAEFKNLSESGPVPTFAGGQYTLNFSDVSGTVNIGSGWTNTKVSSSVHSTDPVAVYQVDKVLLPEAIFGTDIPPTPAPAPSSDISPAADTPSEGTNGEGSSPTSAPGKSNSYRMINWGIWSHLVLALSGVLVFFL, encoded by the exons atgaaTCCTTCTTTATATAAACTCAAAAGACATTGGCATTGCCATCTCCATTCCATTTTCAttccccacctctctctctctctctctctctctttctctctctctgagttccTCTTCGTGAG GAATTTGGAGAGTCCGGTCTCATTAGGAATCAACTCAAGATTAATGAAAAACATGGAAGTACCCATGATTTTTATGGTTTCTTGTACACTGCTTCTTCTGTGTTCTTCATCAGCATATGCTCAAACTGCTAAATCTCCCTCAATAAGCCCAACTCCATCACCAGCACCAGCACCAGCACCAGAATATGTAAACCTCACGGATTTGCTCACTGTTGCTGGTCCATTCCACACCTTCCTCAGCTACCTTGAGTCCACCAAAGTCATAGACACCTTCCAAAACCAAGCCAACAACACTGAGGAAGGCATCACAATCTTTGTACCAAAAGATGGTGCCTTTTCATCTCTTAAGAAGCCTTCTCTTTCCAATCTCACTAAAGTCCAGCTCAAGTCACTCATTCTCTTCCATGGCTTGCCACATTACTACAGCCTAGCTGAATTCAAGAACCTAAGCGAATCAGGCCCTGTACCTACCTTTGCCGGTGGGCAGTACACTTTGAATTTCTCCGATGTATCTGGGACAGTGAACATTGGTTCCGGATGGACAAACACCAAGGTGAGCAGCAGTGTGCATTCCACTGATCCTGTTGCCGTCTACCAAGTCGATAAGGTCCTTCTTCCTGAGGCAATCTTTGGCACCGATATACCTCCAACCCCGGCTCCGGCACCATCTTCAGATATTTCCCCTGCTGCAGATACTCCATCTGAAGGAACAAATGGAGAGGGGTCATCTCCAACATCTGCACCCGGGAAATCTAATTCGTACAGGATGATCAACTGGGGAATTTGGAGTCACTTGGTTTTGGCACTTTCAGGTGTGCTGGTCTTCTTCTTGTGA